The following proteins are encoded in a genomic region of Musa acuminata AAA Group cultivar baxijiao chromosome BXJ2-11, Cavendish_Baxijiao_AAA, whole genome shotgun sequence:
- the LOC103971375 gene encoding uncharacterized protein LOC103971375, whose amino-acid sequence MNRRIRSPNAKLSASQIEERHHRFLKPGALARLRDSRISTVRSPRSLSHPRLSPPSFPSSASPPAAAHDYGIPFFAARARGPRFPQRKKLAAAKSIFFAPSSPEFNEFFLDAFGTDMVAAH is encoded by the coding sequence ATGAATCGAAGGATTCGGAGCCCAAACGCTAAGCTCTCGGCCTCCCAGATCGAGGAGCGGCACCACCGGTTCCTAAAGCCCGGCGCCCTTGCGCGCCTCCGAGACTCCAGGATCAGCACTGTAAGATCGCCCCGATCCCTCTCCCACCCCCGCCTATCGCCCCCGTCCTTCCCCTCCTCTGCTTCGCCGCCCGCTGCTGCTCACGACTATGGAATTCCTTTCTTTGCCGCTCGGGCCCGCGGCCCGCGGTTCCCGCAGCGGAAGAAGCTCGCCGCCGCCAAGTCGATCTTCTTCGCTCCCTCGAGCCCGGAGTTCAACGAGTTCTTCTTGGACGCCTTCGGCACTGATATGGTTGCTGCTCATTAA
- the LOC103971376 gene encoding pentatricopeptide repeat-containing protein At4g20090, which yields MLSRNLSRPSAARKLRRALSSAPAAGRGGCDSDGNESDFDASASDSGPPLADEIFRSARRTGGYTQGDATYLALARAYADREPPNLPALRDLLARMRRERPRPFSERVFIPILRALGRAGRPLAAVRLFHRLLPSFGCSPSARSLNSALSALLSAPGGHHDHRLALSFFSSAVRRHPSLAPNLLTFNLLLKSLCRSGDLPGAIHLLRHLPLRGLRPDAYSYSTLIAALAAAGHLTDALALLDEMLLDGVPPAAPAFNAVIAALCRSGDLPRATNLVRYMLLKGCPPSLPTYNTVLHALCRHGRLAAAFRLLDRMARDGLAPNEVTCGAIVHGLVEIGRPSDAHQVAEQMEQRGVRPNEFVYSALVTGFFRCGDVDQAARVWEAMASKGVRPNAVLFTALIDGLCRHGRMEAAEEAFAKMTVEGCAPNVVTFSAMMRGHFKSGNVERALETWKKMVGCGCEPNAISYSVLINGLCEAGRLKDGMMVWKHMLGRGCAPDVVAYTSMIKGLCGAGMADGGMRLLNDMLAGGDADPDAVTYNVLFDGLLKEGNVGWAMDLLGRMLDRGCDPDPVTCDIFLKALLGEGGEDGGKGREFMDGLVVRLIKRGRVGGAGKMVVVMLGKFLVPEMATWDLVLRGVFKRKKVVDGIGKCWEEMWKM from the coding sequence ATGCTCTCCCGCAATCTCTCACGGCCCTCTGCTGCCAGGAAGCTCCGCCGAGCCCTCTCCTCCGCCCCTGCCGCTGGCCGAGGCGGATGCGACTCCGATGGAAACGAAAGCGACTTCGACGCCAGCGCAAGCGACTCCGGCCCGCCCCTCGCCGACGAGATCTTCCGCTCCGCCCGACGCACCGGCGGCTACACCCAGGGCGATGCCACATACCTCGCCCTCGCCCGTGCCTATGCCGACCGCGAGCCCCCGAACCTCCCCGCCCTCCGCGACCTCCTCGCCCGAATGCGCCGCGAGCGGCCCCGGCCCTTCTCCGAGCGCGTCTTCATCCCCATCCTCCGCGCCCTGGGACGCGCCGGCCGCCCCCTCGCTGCCGTCCGTCTCTTCCACCGCCTGCTCCCCTCTTTCGGCTGCTCTCCCTCCGCTCGCTCCCTCAACTCAGCTCTCTCCGCGCTCCTCTCCGCCCCCGGCGGCCACCACGACCACCGCCTCGCactttccttcttctcctccgctgTCCGTCGCCACCCCTCCCTTGCTCCCAACCTCCTTACCTTCAATCTCCTCCTCAAGTCCCTCTGCCGCTCCGGCGACCTCCCCGGCGCCATTCACCTCCTCCGCCACCTTCCACTCCGTGGCCTCCGCCCCGACGCCTACTCCTACTCCACCCTCATCGCTGCCCTTGCCGCCGCCGGCCACCTCACCGACGCCCTCGCCCTTCTCGACGAGATGCTCCTCGACGGTGTCCCCCCCGCCGCCCCGGCCTTCAACGCCGTCATCGCTGCCCTCTGCCGCTCTGGCGACCTTCCCCGCGCCACAAACCTTGTCCGCTACATGCTCCTCAAGGGCTGCCCCCCGTCCCTCCCCACCTACAACACCGTCCTCCACGCACTCTGCCGTCATGGCCGCCTCGCCGCCGCCTTCCGCCTTCTCGATCGCATGGCCCGCGACGGCCTCGCCCCCAACGAGGTCACCTGCGGCGCCATCGTCCACGGCCTCGTCGAGATCGGTCGCCCGTCCGACGCCCACCAAGTGGCCGAGCAGATGGAGCAGCGGGGCGTCCGCCCCAACGAATTCGTCTACTCCGCCCTCGTCACCGGCTTCTTCCGCTGCGGCGACGTGGACCAGGCGGCGAGGGTGTGGGAGGCGATGGCGTCCAAGGGGGTGCGGCCCAACGCGGTCCTCTTCACCGCCCTCATCGACGGCCTCTGCCGCCACGGCCGCATGGAGGCCGCAGAGGAGGCGTTCGCCAAAATGACCGTGGAGGGCTGCGCCCCGAACGTGGTGACCTTCAGCGCCATGATGAGGGGCCACTTCAAGTCCGGCAACGTCGAGCGGGCGCTGGAGACTTGGAAGAAGATGGTGGGGTGCGGCTGCGAGCCCAACGCCATCAGCTACAGCGTGCTCATCAACGGCCTGTGCGAAGCCGGGAGGCTCAAGGACGGGATGATGGTGTGGAAGCATATGCTGGGCCGCGGGTGCGCCCCGGACGTGGTCGCCTACACCTCCATGATCAAGGGGCTGTGCGGGGCTGGGATGGCCGACGGAGGGATGAGGTTGCTCAACGACATGCTCGCCGGCGGGGACGCAGACCCGGACGCCGTCACCTACAACGTTCTGTTCGACGGGCTGCTGAAGGAGGGCAACGTGGGCTGGGCCATGGACTTGTTGGGCCGGATGTTGGATCGCGGGTGCGACCCGGATCCGGTGACGTGCGACATATTTCTGAAAGCCCTCCTGGGGGAGGGAGGGGAGGACGGGGGAAAGGGGAGGGAGTTTATGGATGGGCTAGTGGTGAGGCTGATTAAGAGGGGGAGAGTGGGCGGCGCTGGGAAAATGGTGGTGGTGATGCTGGGCAAGTTTTTGGTGCCGGAGATGGCCACATGGGATCTGGTGCTGAGAGGGGTTTTCAAGAGGAAAAAGGTGGTGGACGGGATTGGCAAGTGTTGGGAAGAGATGTGGAAGATGTGA
- the LOC135627977 gene encoding 1-acyl-sn-glycerol-3-phosphate acyltransferase-like yields MDHSLLNSLLRGRRLESCLEAGFPSPETEEPEEDGRGFVDEDGWATVVVSALRIVACFLTMTVTTFVWAVVMIPMLPWPYERIRQGNLYGHVTGRLMMWILGNPIKIEGSEFSDTRAIFICNHASPIDIFLVMWLTPIGTVGIAKKEIIWYPLFGQLYVLANHLRIDRSNPSAAIESLKEAAHAIVNHNLSLIIFPEGTRSRSGRLLPFKKGFMHIALQTQLPIVPMIFTGTHLAWRKNSLRVRPAPITVKYLPPIETDGWEAENMNEYVEMIHSLYVEHLPESQKPLISGGADFC; encoded by the exons ATGGATCACTCGCTGCTGAACTCGTTGCTGAGGGGCCGCCGGCTGGAGAGCTGCCTCGAGGCGGGGTTCCCGTCGCCGGAAACCGAGGAGCCGGAGGAGGACGGTCGCGGGTTCGTGGACGAGGACGGATGGGCCACGGTGGTCGTCTCGGCCCTCCGGATCGTCGCCTGCTTCCTCACCATGACGGTCACCACCTTCGTGTGGGCGGTGGTCATGATCCCGATGCTGCCGTGGCCCTACGAGCGGATCCGGCAGGGCAACCTCTACGGGCACGTCACCGGGCGATTGATG ATGTGGATTCTAGGAAACCCCATAAAGATTGAAGGTTCCGAGTTTTCTGACACAAGGGCTATATTTATCTGTAATCACGCGTCGCCCATAGACATTTTTCTTGTTATGTGGCTGACCCCAATAGGCACTGTTGGCATAGCCAAAAAAGAG ATCATTTGGTATCCTCTGTTTGGGCAGCTTTACGTGTTGGCAAACCATCTCCGTATAGACCGCTCCAACCCTTCTGCTGCCATCGAATCCCTGAAAGAG GCAGCTCATGCAATTGTGAACCATAACCTGTCACTTATCATTTTTCCAGAGGGTACTCGATCCAGATCAGGGAGGCTTCTTCCGTTTAAGAAG GGTTTCATGCATATTGCACTGCAAACACAGTTGCCAATTGTTCCGATGATATTCACTGGCACACATCTAGCTTGGAGGAAGAATAGTTTGAGAGTCAGACCAGCCCCAATCACAGTAAAGTACCTTCCACCAATAGAAACAGATGGGTGGGAAGCCGAAAACATGAACGAGTACGTAGAAATGATACATTCATTATATGTTGAGCACTTGCCCGAGTCACAGAAGCCACTGATATCAGGCGGCGCTGATTTCTGTTAA
- the LOC135627151 gene encoding early nodulin-like protein 18 — MPHTIAFFSEALILSCCTFSLMATSCGLVLACVAVMIAMAGAIQFRVGGSKGWSVPDPGAMSYNQWAERNRFRVGDSLLFVYPPDKDSVLQVGKEAYDACNTNAYVEKYDDGNTVVTFNRSGPVYFISGVEANCLKNESVVVVVMADRSNRAAAPGASEPSPSPSPSTPVAREPSPLPSPSTASAPSPPPPPPSPPPSPAEVTPAPGPAPSGEEPNPPSPPSPPNMASSTKVGFMGMVGSLLGSVLLLAL; from the exons ATGCCCCACACCATAGCGTTCTTCTCTGAGGCCCTCATCTTGAGCTGCTGCACCTTCTCCCTCATGGCGACCTCATGTGGCCTGGTGTTAGCCTGTGTTGCTGTGATGATAGCCATGGCGGGTGCGATTCAGTTCAGGGTCGGAGGATCGAAGGGGTGGTCTGTGCCTGACCCCGGTGCAATGTCGTACAACCAGTGGGCTGAAAGAAACAGGTTTCGTGTGGGAGATTCACTGT TGTTCGTCTACCCACCCGATAAGGACTCCGTCCTCCAAGTCGGGAAGGAAGCCTACGACGCTTGCAACACCAATGCCTATGTCGAGAAGTACGACGACGGCAACACCGTGGTCACTTTCAACCGGTCGGGGCCCGTCTACTTCATCAGCGGCGTGGAAGCCAACTGCCTGAAGAACGAGTCGGTGGTCGTGGTCGTCATGGCAGATCGGAGCAACCGAGCCGCAGCCCCAGGCGCGAGCGAGCCGAGCCCGTCGCCTTCTCCTTCGACCCCAGTCGCGAGGGAGCCGAGCCCGTTGCCTTCTCCTTCGACGGCCTCAgcgccatctcctcctcctcctcctccgtcgccGCCACCGAGCCCGGCCGAAGTCACACCAGCACCGGGACCTGCACCTTCGGGCGAGGAACCCAATCCTCCATCTCCTCCCTCTCCGCCAAACATGGCTTCGTCGACGAAGGTCGGCTTCATGGGCATGGTTGGCTCCCTCCTTGGATCGGTCCTACTACTTGCTTTGTGA
- the LOC103971381 gene encoding CRIB domain-containing protein RIC10-like translates to MACKMKGLLKGIKYITHIFVHKEQEMEIGYPTDVKHVAHIGFDNPFWMDEFKSASDFSGSLSNYESAHSSWVSQDFDRPRELQTASAMFMDHRLPRIPKAPRSKTKQKKKKNKVASPTSSARSSRSSTSRPSYFTAIEDGGEITGSQECSTYRS, encoded by the exons ATggcttgcaagatgaaagggctcCTCAAGGGAATAAAATACATCACCCACATCTTTG TGCACAAGGAGCAGGAGATGGAGATTGGGTACCCGACAGATGTGAAGCATGTTGCTCATATTGGTTTTGACAATCCATTTTGG ATGGATGAGTTCAAGTCAGCATCtgatttctcaggctccctcagcAATTATGAGTCTGCACATAGCTCTTGGGTTTCTCAAg ATTTTGATCGACCAAGGGAGCTTCAAACAGCTTCTGCCATGTTCATGGATCACCGTCTGCCTCGCATACCAAAAGCCCCCCGGTCGAAGaccaagcagaagaagaagaagaacaaggtgGCATCTCCCACATCGTCGGCACGATCGTCGAGGTCGTCGACGTCGAGACCTTCGTACTtcactgcgatcgaggatggtggTGAAATAACAGGGTCTCAGGAGTGTTCTACATATCGATCTTAA